TGTAAGCGTCTTCGCGGTTGCTCGCGAACAGTTGTCCGATGCGCGGCAGGATGTTCTTAAAGTACCAGCGATAGAATCCGGCCAGACCCGGCATCGTCGGCTGTGAGAACTCCAGAATCGCCACGCGGCCTCCCGGCTGGCAGACGCGTCGCATCTCGATCAAGCCTGCCCGGGTGTCGTTCACATTCCTCAGGCCGAACGCGACTGAGACGATCTGAAACTGATCGTCGGGAAAGGGGAGCTGTTGCGTGTCGGCCTCGATGAACTCAATCGAACCCGTCGCGCCGGTTTCATAACGCTGCGACTTCTGTCGGGCAATCGTCAGCATCTCGGGAGTGAAGTCGGTGCCGACCACCGAGAGTTTGCGTCCCGTCTTGTTCCAGTAGGCGAGCGCCAGATCGCCAGTGCCGGTACAGACGTCGAGGATCGGCGCGTCTCCCTGCGGAGCAACCTGACGGACTGTGTATGACCGCCAGTAGATGTCCACGCCGCCTGAGAGCAGATGGTTCATCAGGTCGTAGCGTTTGGAGATCTCTCCAAACATCTTCTT
This window of the Planctomicrobium piriforme genome carries:
- the ubiE gene encoding bifunctional demethylmenaquinone methyltransferase/2-methoxy-6-polyprenyl-1,4-benzoquinol methylase UbiE, with product MNSTAPVIETPASVAPVDKSGDRVKKMFGEISKRYDLMNHLLSGGVDIYWRSYTVRQVAPQGDAPILDVCTGTGDLALAYWNKTGRKLSVVGTDFTPEMLTIARQKSQRYETGATGSIEFIEADTQQLPFPDDQFQIVSVAFGLRNVNDTRAGLIEMRRVCQPGGRVAILEFSQPTMPGLAGFYRWYFKNILPRIGQLFASNREDAYNYLPQSVSQFPCGQALADIMQDCGLKNVTFTPLTFGIATLYVGTK